The Microbulbifer hydrolyticus genome has a segment encoding these proteins:
- a CDS encoding DUF883 family protein translates to MATAKSPNSGTHSTREKLHQAYNLAGEAAHDTAEQVKTRARETAGQVKDRAHQSMEHGKQRAHDVAERAENSIKAHPLVSVGCAFAAGWLIAKILK, encoded by the coding sequence ATGGCAACTGCAAAATCCCCTAACAGTGGTACACACTCAACACGCGAAAAGCTGCATCAAGCCTACAATCTGGCCGGCGAGGCAGCACACGATACCGCGGAGCAGGTAAAGACCCGCGCTCGTGAGACCGCGGGGCAGGTAAAAGACCGGGCCCATCAGTCAATGGAACACGGTAAACAGCGTGCTCATGACGTCGCAGAGCGGGCTGAAAACTCCATCAAGGCACATCCGCTTGTCAGTGTTGGCTGCGCCTTTGCGGCGGGCTGGCTGATCGCGAAAATCCTGAAGTGA
- a CDS encoding NAD-dependent protein deacetylase, translating into MSLSTRSFSSQTGENTVVAPALSAELAAEQLADFIHRHPRLTVLTGAGVSTDSGIPDYRDRNGLWKRKPPVDHRDFMKCAATRQRYWGRALIGWPLIRNSAPNPAHFHLAELERRGHINLLITQNVDRLHQRAGSERVIDLHGRADEIRCMDCDYRAMRQLVHDRSYDLNPGFRHYTAETAPDGDADLEVDFSSFQVADCPNCAGILKPDVVFFGDNVPAERVQLAMENLRESDGLLVVGSSLMVYSGFRFCRYAREWGKPIVALTLGCTRADNLLDLKLDAPIGATLAETIVQLSAAQDDMHSDNSTPSS; encoded by the coding sequence ATGAGCCTGAGCACACGTTCCTTCTCTTCCCAAACCGGTGAAAACACCGTTGTCGCTCCCGCCTTATCTGCGGAGCTGGCCGCGGAACAGCTGGCCGATTTTATCCACCGCCACCCGCGCTTGACGGTGTTGACCGGCGCCGGTGTGAGCACCGATTCCGGCATTCCGGACTACCGGGATCGCAACGGCCTGTGGAAACGCAAACCGCCGGTGGATCACCGCGATTTCATGAAGTGCGCGGCGACCCGCCAGCGCTACTGGGGCCGCGCGTTGATCGGCTGGCCGCTGATCCGCAACTCGGCGCCAAACCCGGCGCACTTCCATCTGGCGGAGCTGGAGCGGCGCGGACATATCAACCTGCTGATCACGCAGAATGTGGATCGCCTGCACCAGCGCGCGGGCAGTGAGCGGGTGATCGACCTGCACGGGCGCGCCGATGAGATCCGCTGTATGGACTGTGACTACCGGGCGATGCGTCAGCTGGTGCACGACCGCAGCTACGACCTGAACCCGGGCTTTCGCCATTACACCGCGGAGACAGCGCCGGATGGGGATGCGGATCTGGAGGTGGATTTCAGTAGTTTTCAGGTGGCGGATTGCCCCAACTGTGCCGGTATTCTGAAACCGGACGTGGTTTTCTTTGGAGACAATGTGCCGGCGGAGCGGGTGCAACTGGCGATGGAAAATTTGCGGGAGAGCGACGGCCTGCTGGTGGTGGGCTCCTCGCTGATGGTGTACTCGGGGTTTCGCTTCTGTCGCTATGCCAGGGAGTGGGGCAAGCCGATCGTCGCACTCACCCTCGGGTGCACCCGCGCGGATAATTTGCTTGACCTGAAACTGGATGCGCCGATTGGCGCTACGCTGGCGGAAACGATCGTGCAACTCTCTGCCGCGCAAGACGACATGCACAGCGATAACAGTACGCCGTCGAGTTGA
- a CDS encoding N-acyl-D-amino-acid deacylase family protein has product MAKYDVLIEGGRYFDGTTAPSAIRQVAIRDGRIARVTDQPIPHSDAAQVIDARGLWVTPGFLDTHTHYDAEMLVSPSLSESVRHGVTTVLVGSCSLSMVCSEAEDASDIFTRVETVPRDKVLPILRTRKTWRSPREWIEHIDQLPLGPNVISLLGHSDLRVRAMGLSRATDSSQKPSAGEMGVMESLLEEALECGFVGLSTMCLKWDKVDGERAWSKSLPSTYARWEEVARLNRLVRKYGRVHQGAPNAATPLQITQYIRECIGWLRRPLKTTLISQMDLKGSAYLNALTRLTSWVTNALRGDFRWQVLPTPFTVYADGIDVVFFEEFGAGEMALDLKDAVERNALLKDEQYRRDFRKFYGEKLSPRVWQRDFGDAEIIACPEPALVGKNFAEIARERGIHVVDLFLDLVVEHGNRLRWYTTVANHRPSVLRRMVRDRRALITFSDAGAHIRNMAFYNLPLRLLKLVQEAGDAGEPVMSPEEAVWRITGDQADWFGIEAGRIREGDRADVVVLDPEQLAQDLEQVHWAEMENFGLQRLVNRNPGVIRHVLINGQFAVRDEAIQPELGKQVGFGQFLAAH; this is encoded by the coding sequence ATGGCGAAATACGATGTATTGATCGAGGGTGGGCGTTATTTCGATGGCACCACCGCGCCTTCTGCGATACGGCAGGTGGCGATCCGTGATGGCCGCATCGCGCGGGTAACGGACCAGCCCATCCCTCACTCGGACGCCGCGCAGGTAATTGATGCCCGCGGGCTCTGGGTAACTCCCGGCTTCCTCGATACCCACACCCATTACGATGCCGAAATGCTGGTGAGCCCGAGCTTGTCGGAGTCGGTGCGCCACGGCGTGACCACGGTACTGGTGGGCAGCTGTTCACTCAGCATGGTGTGCAGCGAGGCCGAGGATGCATCCGATATCTTCACCCGCGTGGAAACGGTGCCGCGGGACAAGGTACTGCCGATTTTGCGCACCCGCAAAACCTGGCGCTCGCCCCGGGAATGGATAGAGCATATCGACCAGTTGCCTCTTGGACCCAATGTGATCAGCCTGCTGGGACACAGCGACCTGCGCGTGCGAGCGATGGGGCTGAGTCGTGCCACGGATAGTTCGCAGAAGCCTTCAGCCGGCGAGATGGGTGTCATGGAGTCACTCTTGGAAGAAGCGCTGGAGTGCGGGTTTGTGGGGCTCTCTACCATGTGCCTCAAGTGGGATAAGGTGGATGGCGAGCGCGCCTGGTCAAAGAGCCTGCCCAGTACCTATGCCCGCTGGGAAGAGGTCGCACGCTTGAACAGGCTGGTACGCAAATACGGTCGCGTGCATCAGGGCGCCCCCAACGCGGCGACGCCGCTGCAGATCACCCAGTATATTCGCGAGTGTATCGGCTGGTTGCGTCGCCCCCTGAAAACCACCCTGATCAGCCAGATGGATCTGAAGGGCAGCGCCTACCTGAATGCGCTCACCCGGCTCACGTCGTGGGTGACCAATGCCTTGCGCGGCGATTTCCGCTGGCAGGTGCTGCCAACGCCGTTCACCGTCTATGCCGATGGTATCGATGTGGTGTTTTTCGAGGAGTTTGGTGCGGGAGAAATGGCGCTCGACCTCAAAGACGCGGTGGAGCGCAACGCACTGCTCAAGGATGAACAGTACCGGCGGGACTTTCGCAAGTTCTATGGTGAAAAGCTGAGCCCACGGGTGTGGCAGCGGGACTTCGGGGATGCGGAGATTATCGCCTGTCCGGAGCCGGCACTGGTGGGGAAAAATTTCGCCGAAATCGCACGCGAGCGCGGCATCCATGTGGTCGATCTGTTTCTGGATCTGGTGGTGGAGCACGGCAACCGGTTGCGCTGGTACACCACGGTGGCCAACCATCGCCCGTCGGTACTGCGCCGGATGGTGCGAGACCGGCGCGCACTGATCACCTTCAGTGACGCGGGCGCACACATCCGCAATATGGCGTTCTACAACCTGCCGCTCAGGCTACTCAAGCTGGTACAGGAAGCCGGCGATGCCGGAGAGCCGGTAATGTCCCCGGAAGAAGCGGTGTGGCGGATAACCGGAGACCAGGCCGACTGGTTCGGTATCGAAGCTGGCCGTATTCGCGAGGGGGATCGTGCGGATGTGGTGGTGCTCGACCCTGAACAGCTGGCGCAAGACCTGGAGCAGGTGCACTGGGCCGAAATGGAAAACTTCGGGCTACAGCGGCTGGTCAACCGCAACCCCGGTGTCATCAGGCATGTATTGATCAACGGCCAATTCGCCGTGCGCGACGAAGCCATACAGCCGGAGTTGGGCAAGCAAGTCGGCTTCGGACAGTTCCTGGCTGCGCACTAG
- the yghU gene encoding glutathione-dependent disulfide-bond oxidoreductase gives MSDAYTPPKVWQWDSENGGQFANINRPIAGPTHDQALPVGQHPMQLYSLATPNGVKATIMLEELLALGHEGAEYDAHLIRITEGDQFSSGFVDINPNSKIPALVDHSTTPPIRVFESGSILLYLAEKFGAFLPHTPEQRTETLNWLFWQMGAAPFLGGGFGHFYAYAPEKYEYPINRYTMEVKRQLDVLDRQLAEHPFVAGKEYTIADMAIWPWYGAVVKNEAYDAAEFLEAHTYKNVIRWVNEIDQRPAVQRGKMVNRTWGEPSEQLHERHDASDFELRTQDKLEQTDDNGGR, from the coding sequence ATGTCGGACGCGTATACCCCGCCGAAAGTGTGGCAGTGGGACTCCGAGAATGGTGGCCAGTTCGCCAATATCAACCGGCCCATTGCCGGGCCCACCCACGACCAGGCACTGCCGGTTGGCCAGCATCCGATGCAGCTTTATTCCCTGGCCACGCCCAACGGCGTCAAGGCCACCATCATGCTGGAAGAGTTGCTGGCGCTGGGCCATGAAGGCGCAGAATACGATGCCCATCTGATCCGGATTACCGAAGGGGACCAGTTCAGTAGCGGCTTTGTCGATATCAATCCGAACTCGAAAATCCCGGCACTGGTAGACCACAGCACCACGCCGCCGATTCGCGTGTTTGAATCCGGTTCCATCCTGCTTTACCTGGCGGAGAAGTTCGGCGCTTTTCTGCCACACACGCCCGAGCAGCGCACCGAAACCCTCAACTGGCTGTTCTGGCAAATGGGCGCCGCGCCCTTTCTCGGTGGTGGTTTCGGGCACTTTTATGCCTACGCCCCGGAAAAATACGAATACCCGATCAACCGCTACACCATGGAAGTAAAACGCCAACTGGACGTACTGGACCGGCAGTTGGCCGAACATCCGTTTGTGGCGGGCAAGGAATACACCATCGCCGATATGGCCATCTGGCCCTGGTACGGTGCGGTGGTGAAGAATGAAGCCTACGATGCGGCAGAGTTTCTGGAGGCGCACACGTATAAAAATGTGATTCGCTGGGTGAACGAAATCGACCAGCGGCCGGCGGTGCAGCGCGGCAAAATGGTCAACCGCACCTGGGGGGAGCCCTCCGAGCAATTGCACGAGCGTCACGATGCCAGTGACTTCGAGCTGCGTACCCAGGACAAGCTCGAACAGACTGATGACAACGGCGGTCGCTGA
- a CDS encoding nitrate- and nitrite sensing domain-containing protein: MPKHSEDAEKFLLAAKRSEIRALERLAESCELVTTVSDLVHQLQRERGISNIYLVSAGFRFSSLRAEQMQFSGKSADTFRQLLHDHYLQEGRCSNPRDMRLLNSIAYSLHGLDELEELRRHVDAFEVSALESTDAFCRLIAGLLSVVFEAADVADDPEVTRLLVALFNFMQAKEFSGQERAWGAIGFAGSQFDERLHQRLEQLQDCQRRSLEVFLEFAGDTEQARWQAIEDSDETRDLNRLRRVIAGLSNGEPIAAEVSEVWYQLATARIDSMHRLEDAMAARLLRVSRKRVADAQSELGHHYAQLQKMKSTDWSRLPALAVLFDPEVPGLYGRASTAGVPPLHGQSLAHSLYDLIRSQVAHIHRVSEELDETRRALTERKLIERAKGVLMRNLRLNEDDAYRTMQQRAMEMNLKLADVAAKIIEIGNRRGALDSDGGKSRPADAARGGSPA; encoded by the coding sequence ATGCCCAAGCACAGTGAAGATGCAGAAAAATTCCTGCTCGCCGCCAAGCGCTCCGAAATCCGGGCGCTGGAGCGTCTGGCGGAGAGTTGTGAACTGGTAACGACCGTATCCGACCTGGTCCATCAGCTGCAACGGGAGCGCGGAATCAGCAATATCTACCTGGTATCCGCCGGGTTCCGTTTTTCCTCCCTGCGGGCAGAGCAGATGCAATTCAGCGGCAAAAGTGCCGATACCTTCCGGCAGTTGTTGCATGACCATTATCTCCAGGAGGGACGATGCAGCAATCCACGGGACATGCGCCTGTTGAACAGCATTGCCTACTCGTTACATGGCCTTGATGAGCTTGAGGAGCTGCGCCGGCATGTGGATGCGTTTGAAGTGAGTGCACTGGAGTCTACCGATGCATTCTGCCGCTTGATTGCCGGGCTGCTTTCGGTCGTATTTGAAGCCGCGGACGTCGCGGATGACCCCGAGGTGACCCGCCTGCTGGTTGCCCTGTTCAACTTTATGCAGGCCAAGGAGTTTTCCGGTCAGGAGCGGGCCTGGGGCGCTATCGGATTTGCGGGTAGCCAGTTTGACGAGCGCCTGCACCAGCGGTTGGAGCAACTACAGGATTGCCAGCGGCGCAGCCTGGAAGTGTTTCTCGAGTTTGCCGGGGATACCGAGCAGGCCCGCTGGCAGGCCATCGAGGACAGCGACGAAACACGCGACCTCAACCGCCTGCGTCGGGTCATTGCCGGATTGAGTAACGGCGAGCCTATTGCCGCAGAGGTAAGTGAAGTGTGGTACCAACTGGCCACCGCGCGTATTGACTCCATGCACCGGCTGGAGGACGCCATGGCAGCCCGCTTGCTGCGCGTGAGTCGCAAGCGGGTAGCGGATGCGCAATCGGAGTTGGGGCACCACTATGCACAGCTACAGAAAATGAAATCCACCGACTGGAGCCGCTTGCCGGCACTGGCGGTATTGTTTGACCCAGAAGTGCCAGGGTTATACGGCCGTGCGTCCACCGCCGGTGTACCGCCGCTGCACGGTCAGAGTCTGGCGCACTCGCTCTACGACCTGATCCGCTCCCAGGTGGCCCATATCCATCGCGTAAGTGAAGAGCTGGATGAAACCCGTCGGGCACTTACCGAGCGCAAACTGATCGAGCGCGCCAAAGGGGTATTGATGCGCAACTTGCGTCTTAACGAAGATGATGCTTATCGGACAATGCAGCAACGGGCGATGGAGATGAACCTGAAGCTGGCGGATGTGGCGGCGAAGATCATCGAGATCGGAAACCGGCGGGGAGCGCTGGATAGTGACGGGGGTAAATCCCGGCCGGCGGATGCAGCTCGCGGCGGCAGTCCGGCTTAA
- the cynS gene encoding cyanase, whose amino-acid sequence MISNREQVTEMILSAKVRKDLKWSQVADAVGQSKEWTTAACLGQMTFTKPQAAVVGELFDLSDEAVAWLQIAPYKGSLPTAIPTDPLIYRLYELVNVYGTTMKELIHEEFGDGIMSAIDFSMDIQREEDPKGDRVNMVMSGKFLPYKTY is encoded by the coding sequence ATGATCAGTAACCGCGAGCAAGTAACCGAGATGATCCTCTCTGCCAAGGTGCGCAAGGATCTCAAATGGAGCCAGGTAGCGGACGCAGTGGGCCAGTCGAAAGAGTGGACCACCGCCGCCTGCCTGGGCCAGATGACCTTTACCAAGCCACAGGCCGCGGTGGTTGGTGAGCTGTTCGACCTGAGTGACGAAGCGGTGGCGTGGCTGCAGATAGCCCCCTACAAAGGCTCGCTGCCGACAGCAATACCCACGGACCCGCTTATCTACCGCCTGTATGAGTTGGTCAATGTATACGGCACCACCATGAAAGAACTGATTCACGAAGAGTTCGGTGATGGCATCATGAGTGCAATCGACTTTTCCATGGACATCCAGCGCGAGGAAGACCCGAAAGGTGACCGGGTAAATATGGTGATGTCCGGCAAGTTCCTGCCCTACAAGACTTACTGA
- a CDS encoding bifunctional protein-serine/threonine kinase/phosphatase, whose protein sequence is MTSLTLEAGQHTSAGLKTENQDSCGARLPPEPQLGLKGAAFAIADGISSSSVSAIASETAVKSFLDDYYCTSDGWSVQNAAEQVLKATNAWLYGQTRQSPYRYDKDKGYVCTFSAAIFKSREAHLFHLGDSRIYRLRRGSLEQLTHDHRQWLGEQHSYLSRALGVEQQVEVDYRRLPLEAGDLFIFTTDGVHESLSQKSLMEHLEQCDGNLESAARNLVTAALANGSNDNLTVQLVRVTSLPETTPDLIEEAGSLPLPPILKSGDEFDGYTIEREIHASSRSHVYLAVDQTSCARVILKTPSIDLSDDPAYLERLLMEEWVARRVNSAHVVRAAATHRPRNFVYTAMEVVEGQTLRQWMTDNPNPSLETVRNIVEQIARGLQALHRAEILHQDLRPENIMISSAGTITLIDLGAARVDGIAESYQDSSAGEGQLILGTAMYSAPEYFLGDMGTPRSDLFSLAVLTYHLLSGEFPYGTRVARCTTVAAQHKLRYRSVLNETLEIPAWVDATLKKALQPNPLRRHEALSEFVHDLRHPNPEYVNATRPPLMERYPVRFWQSVSGILLLIIVYLLSLISSTT, encoded by the coding sequence ATGACCTCCCTCACCCTAGAAGCCGGCCAACATACCAGCGCAGGTTTAAAGACAGAAAATCAGGACAGCTGCGGCGCGCGTCTGCCGCCGGAGCCGCAACTGGGACTGAAGGGAGCCGCCTTTGCCATTGCCGATGGCATCAGTAGCAGTAGCGTCAGTGCCATCGCCAGCGAAACGGCGGTGAAAAGTTTTCTCGACGATTACTACTGCACGTCCGACGGCTGGAGTGTCCAAAATGCGGCCGAGCAAGTGCTCAAGGCCACCAACGCCTGGCTCTATGGCCAGACCCGACAAAGCCCCTACCGCTACGACAAGGACAAAGGGTATGTATGCACCTTCAGCGCCGCAATTTTCAAAAGCAGGGAAGCGCACCTGTTCCACCTTGGCGACTCCCGCATTTACCGCCTTCGCCGGGGCTCCCTGGAACAACTCACCCACGACCATCGCCAGTGGCTCGGCGAACAGCACAGTTACCTGAGTCGAGCCCTCGGCGTCGAACAACAGGTAGAAGTGGACTACCGGCGCCTGCCGCTGGAAGCCGGCGACCTGTTTATTTTCACCACCGACGGCGTGCACGAATCACTGTCGCAAAAAAGCCTGATGGAACATTTGGAGCAGTGTGATGGCAACCTGGAATCCGCAGCCAGGAATCTGGTGACCGCCGCGCTCGCCAACGGCAGTAACGACAACCTCACCGTACAGCTGGTGCGAGTAACCTCTCTGCCAGAAACCACACCGGACCTGATCGAGGAGGCAGGGAGCCTGCCACTACCGCCAATCCTTAAAAGCGGTGACGAGTTCGATGGCTACACCATCGAGCGCGAGATTCACGCGAGCAGCCGCAGCCATGTGTATCTCGCCGTCGATCAGACCAGCTGTGCCAGGGTTATCCTGAAAACGCCATCCATCGACCTTTCCGATGACCCGGCCTACCTGGAAAGGCTGTTGATGGAGGAGTGGGTCGCACGGCGCGTGAACAGCGCCCATGTGGTGCGCGCAGCGGCCACCCACCGCCCGCGCAATTTTGTCTATACCGCCATGGAGGTGGTCGAAGGTCAGACCCTGCGGCAATGGATGACAGACAACCCGAACCCCAGCCTGGAAACCGTGCGCAATATCGTCGAGCAGATCGCACGCGGGCTCCAGGCGCTGCACCGTGCGGAAATCCTGCACCAGGACCTGCGCCCGGAAAACATCATGATCAGCAGCGCGGGCACCATCACACTGATTGACCTGGGGGCAGCGCGGGTCGATGGTATTGCAGAGAGTTACCAGGATAGTTCCGCCGGAGAGGGCCAGCTGATTCTGGGCACCGCGATGTACTCCGCACCGGAATATTTTCTGGGCGATATGGGAACCCCGCGCTCAGACCTGTTTTCCCTTGCAGTACTCACCTATCACCTGCTGTCCGGTGAATTCCCTTACGGAACCCGCGTTGCCCGCTGCACTACCGTAGCGGCACAGCACAAGCTGCGCTACCGCAGTGTGCTGAATGAAACACTGGAAATTCCCGCATGGGTCGATGCCACCCTGAAAAAAGCGTTGCAACCAAATCCTCTGCGCCGCCACGAGGCGCTATCAGAGTTCGTACACGACCTTCGCCACCCCAACCCCGAGTACGTCAACGCTACCCGACCGCCACTGATGGAGCGCTACCCGGTGCGTTTCTGGCAGTCGGTCAGCGGGATTCTACTGCTGATAATTGTTTACCTGCTGAGCCTGATTTCCAGCACAACCTGA
- a CDS encoding formate/nitrite transporter family protein: MAYLVPNEFVTKMVDAGESKIFMSTRDTLVRAYMAGAILALAAVFAVTIAVTTGSHLIGSILFPVGFCMLYLMGFDLLTGVFVLCPLAWLDKRPGVTWGGILRNWGLVFTGNFAGALTVAVMMAWVFTMGFNTDPGAVGTKLASVGEARTLGYAEYGTAGWFTIFVRGMLCNWMVSMGVVGAMVSTNVSGKVIAMWMPIMLFFFMAFEHSVVNMFLFPTAIMMGGDFSVMDYLIWNEIPTALGNLVGGLAFTGLTLYSTHYKTAPKRQLTAAAAKPGKEALA; encoded by the coding sequence ATGGCTTATCTCGTTCCCAACGAATTCGTGACCAAAATGGTCGATGCGGGGGAATCCAAAATTTTCATGTCGACCCGCGACACCCTGGTTCGGGCCTATATGGCCGGCGCCATTCTCGCGTTGGCGGCAGTGTTCGCAGTAACCATCGCGGTAACCACCGGCTCCCATCTGATTGGTTCCATTCTGTTCCCGGTGGGCTTCTGTATGCTGTACCTGATGGGGTTCGACCTGCTCACGGGGGTCTTTGTACTTTGCCCGCTGGCGTGGCTCGACAAGCGCCCCGGCGTCACCTGGGGCGGCATCTTGCGCAACTGGGGCCTGGTTTTTACCGGTAATTTTGCCGGTGCGCTGACCGTTGCAGTGATGATGGCCTGGGTATTTACCATGGGCTTCAACACCGACCCGGGCGCTGTGGGAACCAAGCTGGCCTCCGTGGGTGAAGCACGTACTCTGGGCTACGCCGAATACGGCACCGCCGGCTGGTTCACGATTTTCGTGCGCGGCATGCTGTGTAACTGGATGGTATCCATGGGTGTGGTTGGTGCGATGGTCTCTACCAATGTCAGCGGTAAGGTCATCGCCATGTGGATGCCGATCATGCTGTTCTTCTTTATGGCGTTCGAGCACTCCGTAGTAAACATGTTTCTGTTCCCCACCGCGATCATGATGGGCGGCGATTTCTCGGTAATGGATTACCTGATCTGGAACGAGATTCCCACGGCACTGGGCAACCTGGTAGGCGGCCTCGCCTTTACCGGTCTCACCCTGTACAGCACCCACTACAAAACTGCGCCCAAGCGTCAGCTGACGGCTGCTGCCGCCAAGCCGGGTAAAGAGGCGCTGGCCTGA